The Cronobacter sakazakii genome has a window encoding:
- the pdxR gene encoding MocR-like pyridoxine biosynthesis transcription factor PdxR, with product MKPGYREIYQRYRQNIHDGLLKPGDRVPSIRVLAQELQVAKKTVEAAYAVLVGEGYLVSRGPQGTLVNPALTVPPRVAEPAPVRPGDNNDLLALNEHEGFLRPGLPSLDQFPYKKWLLLSARATRAMRPEEMVNPPVAGYAPLRAAIASYLTLSRGVTCTADDIFITNGYRGNLLLTVQALLGAGESVAMEDPAYFLGQRLLKTLTPNLHAIPVDNEGMDVDYLQHHHPDARLAFVTPTHHSPLGVSLSLPRKQQLLAWASRHNAWIVEDDYDGEFHFTRNVLPSLKSLDTDDRVVYFGTFSKTIMPSVRIGYLVMPRAARHAFLEHGALLTGGQPLLIQKILAAFLTGGEFYTHLRKMRALYQQRRTMAIAALHAVYPGVFKTPLEDGGMHVVAYLKTATCDEALARLWHQHQLQVSALSPWYRRPDKRYGLIIGYANLRSADEAVALLARAQPATLALLNG from the coding sequence ATGAAACCGGGTTATCGTGAAATTTATCAGCGCTATCGCCAGAATATCCACGACGGGCTTCTGAAGCCCGGCGACCGGGTACCGTCCATCCGCGTGCTGGCGCAGGAACTCCAGGTGGCGAAGAAAACGGTGGAGGCGGCCTACGCGGTGCTGGTGGGTGAAGGGTATCTGGTGAGCCGCGGCCCGCAGGGTACGCTGGTGAATCCGGCGCTCACGGTGCCGCCGCGCGTGGCAGAGCCAGCGCCCGTCCGCCCAGGCGATAACAACGATCTGCTGGCGCTTAACGAGCATGAAGGGTTTCTGCGCCCCGGTCTGCCGTCGCTGGATCAGTTTCCTTATAAAAAGTGGCTGCTCCTGAGCGCAAGAGCGACGCGCGCCATGCGCCCCGAAGAGATGGTGAACCCGCCAGTTGCAGGCTACGCGCCACTGCGCGCGGCGATCGCGAGCTATCTGACGCTGTCACGCGGCGTGACGTGTACCGCTGACGATATTTTTATCACCAATGGCTATCGCGGCAATCTGCTGCTCACGGTCCAGGCGTTGCTCGGCGCGGGTGAGAGCGTGGCAATGGAAGATCCTGCCTATTTTCTCGGTCAGCGGCTGCTGAAAACGCTCACGCCGAATCTGCACGCCATACCGGTGGATAACGAGGGCATGGATGTGGACTATCTGCAACATCACCACCCGGACGCCCGGCTCGCGTTTGTCACGCCAACGCACCACAGCCCGCTTGGCGTGTCGCTGTCACTGCCGCGAAAACAGCAGTTGCTGGCGTGGGCGTCGCGCCATAACGCATGGATTGTGGAAGATGATTATGACGGCGAGTTTCACTTCACCCGCAACGTACTGCCATCGCTGAAAAGCCTCGACACCGATGACCGGGTCGTTTACTTCGGCACCTTCAGTAAAACCATTATGCCGTCGGTGCGTATCGGTTATCTGGTGATGCCGCGCGCGGCGCGCCACGCCTTTCTTGAACACGGCGCGCTGCTGACGGGCGGGCAGCCGCTGCTGATACAGAAGATCCTCGCCGCGTTTCTGACCGGCGGTGAGTTTTACACTCATCTGCGGAAAATGCGCGCGCTCTACCAGCAGCGGCGCACGATGGCTATCGCGGCGCTGCACGCGGTTTACCCTGGCGTGTTCAAAACGCCGCTGGAAGATGGCGGGATGCACGTGGTGGCGTATCTGAAAACCGCTACCTGCGATGAGGCGCTTGCCCGCCTCTGGCACCAGCACCAGTTGCAGGTCAGCGCGCTGTCGCCCTGGTACCGGCGGCCCGATAAACGCTACGGGCTGATTATCGGCTACGCCAATCTTCGCTCGGCGGACGAAGCCGTCGCCCTGCTGGCCCGCGCGCAACCGGCGACGCTGGCGCTGCTTAACGGATGA
- a CDS encoding carboxymuconolactone decarboxylase family protein — protein sequence MSTRVNHYQTIPALVNTLMNASAALKKSSLTPTLKQLIDMRASQLNGCAFCVDMHAKEAKMAGERELRLYHLPVWRESPLFSAKEKAALTLTEAITHIREEGISDAVYQQAREHFSETEIAEIAFAVAIINSWNRLQLVSQMAPGSQDAAFGLDRAGLE from the coding sequence ATGAGTACGCGCGTGAACCATTATCAGACCATTCCGGCGCTGGTTAACACCCTGATGAACGCCAGCGCGGCGCTGAAAAAAAGCAGCCTGACGCCAACGCTTAAACAGCTGATCGACATGCGCGCTTCGCAGCTCAACGGCTGCGCGTTTTGCGTTGATATGCACGCGAAAGAGGCGAAGATGGCGGGCGAGCGTGAACTGCGCCTGTACCATCTGCCGGTATGGCGAGAATCGCCGCTGTTCAGCGCGAAGGAGAAAGCGGCGCTGACCTTAACGGAAGCGATAACGCATATCAGAGAAGAAGGGATCAGCGATGCGGTTTATCAACAGGCGCGTGAGCATTTCTCTGAAACGGAGATCGCAGAGATCGCGTTTGCCGTTGCCATCATCAATAGCTGGAACCGTCTGCAACTGGTGTCGCAAATGGCACCCGGCAGCCAGGACGCGGCGTTTGGTCTGGATCGCGCCGGTCTTGAATAA
- a CDS encoding phage antirepressor KilAC domain-containing protein, giving the protein MMIPLENLNAQDQSVTMSSREIATLTGIAHSEVKRMIKSLETAQRLSQPIGINLYEREGEMRQEFLLNKRDSLLTVARISPAFTAEMLDRWQERERNASLPDFTNPAAAARAWAEQYEKRQRAEQQLALFAPKAEFFDRFVQVDESLGFRQLCKMLKVKEPEFRQFLLERNIMQRANGTLVPQHHHLQAGYFTLRSGVGENLHTFAQPRFTARGVKWVASLWAAHLAAQTNGAAA; this is encoded by the coding sequence ATGATGATTCCGCTGGAAAATCTTAATGCTCAGGATCAATCGGTCACAATGAGCAGCCGTGAAATCGCGACGTTAACAGGGATTGCCCACAGTGAAGTGAAGCGCATGATTAAAAGCCTGGAAACTGCGCAGCGCCTGTCCCAGCCTATCGGCATTAATCTGTACGAACGGGAAGGGGAGATGCGTCAGGAGTTCTTACTGAATAAACGCGACTCGCTGCTGACGGTGGCGCGCATTTCGCCCGCCTTTACCGCCGAAATGCTCGATCGCTGGCAGGAACGCGAACGTAACGCCAGCCTGCCGGACTTTACCAACCCGGCCGCCGCCGCGCGCGCCTGGGCCGAGCAGTATGAAAAGCGTCAGCGGGCGGAGCAGCAGCTGGCTCTCTTCGCCCCTAAAGCCGAGTTCTTCGATCGTTTCGTGCAGGTCGACGAGTCGCTTGGCTTTCGCCAGCTGTGCAAAATGCTGAAGGTGAAGGAGCCGGAATTCCGCCAGTTTCTGCTGGAGCGCAACATTATGCAGCGCGCCAACGGTACGCTGGTGCCGCAGCACCACCACCTGCAGGCGGGTTACTTTACGCTGCGCTCCGGTGTGGGCGAAAACCTGCACACCTTCGCCCAACCGCGCTTTACCGCGCGCGGCGTGAAATGGGTGGCGAGCCTGTGGGCCGCTCATCTCGCCGCACAGACCAACGGTGCCGCGGCCTGA
- a CDS encoding NAD(P)H-dependent oxidoreductase: protein MHALIVVSHPLASSLTHRVAHVLAEGITRDGSGHTADIADLTREGFDPVFNEHDYAAFMKTAPVPPDVAREQARINHADALVLVFPVYWWSMPGLLKGWIDRVFSNGWAYEESPEGKVVKKLGHLPVHLVSIGGADRKTFDKHGYHQAWDTQIAHGIFDYCGAPVITNETLFLPDLSTPDDALECARALGAKIFTASA, encoded by the coding sequence ATGCACGCATTAATCGTCGTTTCCCATCCGTTAGCGTCATCTCTGACCCACCGCGTCGCGCACGTGCTGGCCGAAGGCATTACCCGTGACGGTAGCGGTCATACCGCCGACATTGCCGATCTCACACGCGAAGGCTTCGACCCTGTCTTTAATGAGCACGATTACGCCGCGTTTATGAAAACTGCACCGGTGCCGCCAGATGTCGCCCGCGAGCAGGCGCGTATCAATCACGCCGACGCGCTGGTACTGGTGTTTCCGGTGTACTGGTGGTCGATGCCGGGGCTGTTGAAAGGCTGGATCGATCGCGTTTTTTCAAACGGCTGGGCGTATGAAGAAAGCCCGGAAGGGAAAGTAGTCAAAAAACTGGGGCATCTGCCGGTGCATCTGGTGAGTATCGGCGGCGCGGACAGAAAAACGTTCGACAAACACGGTTATCACCAGGCCTGGGACACGCAAATCGCCCACGGGATTTTCGATTACTGCGGTGCGCCGGTTATCACCAACGAAACGCTGTTTCTGCCGGATCTCAGTACGCCTGACGACGCCCTGGAATGCGCACGCGCGCTGGGCGCGAAAATATTTACCGCGTCAGCATAA
- a CDS encoding TetR/AcrR family transcriptional regulator, translating to MSEIRTRQRLSRDARHTQLIEMAWQIIREEGTEALTLGRLAERAGVTKPVVYDHFTSRSGLLAALYHEYEVRQNRKMDEAIARIQPELLPLAAVIADAYIECVLLQGREMPNVMAALTGTPELEKLRQDYAVEFISKCRTLFAPLRADNALRDAALWAMFGAAEGLSWAVTMGAIDAAQAKAELRDAIVGMVEKR from the coding sequence GTGTCTGAAATTCGCACGCGCCAGCGGCTAAGCCGCGATGCGCGCCACACCCAGCTTATTGAAATGGCCTGGCAGATTATTCGTGAAGAGGGCACCGAGGCGCTGACGCTCGGCAGGCTTGCGGAACGGGCGGGCGTCACAAAGCCGGTGGTCTACGATCATTTCACCAGCCGCTCCGGCCTGCTGGCGGCGCTTTATCACGAATATGAAGTGCGCCAGAACCGCAAAATGGATGAGGCGATCGCACGCATTCAACCTGAACTGTTGCCGCTGGCAGCGGTGATCGCCGATGCGTATATCGAATGCGTACTGCTGCAGGGGCGTGAAATGCCAAATGTGATGGCGGCGCTCACCGGCACGCCGGAGCTTGAAAAGCTGCGTCAGGATTACGCGGTGGAATTCATCAGTAAATGCCGCACGCTGTTTGCGCCGCTGCGGGCGGATAACGCCCTGCGTGACGCCGCGCTGTGGGCGATGTTCGGCGCTGCCGAAGGGCTTTCCTGGGCCGTCACGATGGGCGCGATTGATGCCGCACAGGCAAAAGCAGAATTACGCGATGCGATTGTCGGAATGGTAGAGAAGAGATAA
- a CDS encoding DUF3750 domain-containing protein, whose amino-acid sequence MFLIKTLLLSFLCITLLSLAASVGQKMYHHEPLSQRGWWAARSDSAGLAPDPRKNARLALVQVYAAPTWGWKGVVAVHPWIIYKRAGETHYTRYEVISWGAGKKVRRNQNVPDGYWYGSKPRLLVEHRGKEAEAMIPQIEAAIASWPWPETYRVWPGPNSNTFIAHIGREVPALKLDMPANAIGKDFRSLRHFVGLPPSGRGVQVSVLGVAGFTLGAEEGLEINILGLNMGLDLSPLKLRLPFIGGVGSDNLQKNREGGEG is encoded by the coding sequence ATGTTCCTGATTAAAACGCTGTTACTGAGTTTTCTTTGTATCACTCTGCTGTCACTTGCCGCGAGCGTCGGCCAGAAGATGTATCACCATGAGCCACTTTCGCAGCGTGGCTGGTGGGCTGCCCGCAGCGACTCCGCGGGGCTCGCACCGGATCCGAGAAAAAACGCCCGGCTGGCATTGGTGCAGGTTTACGCCGCGCCGACATGGGGCTGGAAAGGCGTGGTCGCGGTCCATCCCTGGATAATCTATAAGCGCGCCGGAGAAACCCATTACACCCGCTATGAAGTGATTAGCTGGGGCGCAGGTAAGAAAGTGCGGCGTAACCAAAACGTGCCGGACGGTTACTGGTATGGCTCGAAACCCCGCCTGTTGGTTGAGCATCGTGGCAAGGAAGCCGAAGCCATGATCCCTCAAATTGAAGCGGCTATCGCCTCCTGGCCGTGGCCAGAGACTTATCGCGTCTGGCCTGGCCCAAACAGCAACACGTTCATCGCCCATATCGGGCGGGAAGTTCCTGCGCTGAAGCTGGATATGCCCGCCAATGCTATCGGCAAAGATTTTCGCTCGCTGCGCCATTTCGTTGGCTTACCGCCGTCAGGACGCGGCGTTCAGGTCTCTGTTTTGGGCGTGGCGGGATTTACGCTGGGCGCGGAAGAGGGGCTTGAAATTAACATTCTGGGGCTGAATATGGGGCTGGATCTCTCGCCACTTAAACTCAGGCTGCCCTTTATTGGCGGAGTGGGAAGCGATAATTTGCAGAAAAACAGGGAAGGCGGCGAGGGATAA
- a CDS encoding YecA/YgfB family protein: MKEGPLTEKELEWLDEMLEKYGSEDSIVDVAELDGLLTAVLSGPKTIEPSEWLVALWGGQNRIPRWSNKREMNRFMDLCFQHMNDIADRLAEFPDQFDPLFGVRETEGQEFTVVEEWCFGYLRGVALGDWSSLPESLQPALDAIALHGKEENFPQLESLSQEELEASFAAIRPAALALHDYWIAQPEAVPEPQQPVVAEQKPGRNDPCFCGSGKKYKHCCLH, encoded by the coding sequence ATGAAAGAAGGCCCGCTGACCGAGAAAGAGCTGGAATGGCTTGACGAGATGCTGGAAAAGTATGGCAGCGAGGATTCGATTGTCGATGTCGCCGAGCTCGATGGCCTGCTGACCGCCGTGCTTTCCGGCCCAAAAACGATTGAGCCGAGCGAATGGCTGGTCGCGCTGTGGGGCGGTCAAAACCGCATTCCCCGCTGGAGCAACAAGCGTGAGATGAACCGCTTTATGGATCTGTGCTTCCAGCATATGAACGATATCGCCGATCGTCTCGCGGAATTCCCCGATCAGTTCGATCCGCTGTTTGGCGTGCGCGAGACCGAAGGCCAGGAATTTACCGTGGTGGAAGAGTGGTGCTTTGGCTATCTGCGCGGCGTGGCACTCGGCGACTGGTCATCACTGCCGGAATCACTGCAGCCCGCGCTGGACGCCATTGCCCTGCACGGCAAGGAAGAGAACTTCCCGCAGCTGGAGTCGCTCTCCCAGGAAGAACTCGAAGCGAGTTTCGCTGCTATCCGCCCCGCCGCGCTGGCGCTGCATGATTACTGGATAGCCCAGCCGGAAGCGGTGCCTGAGCCGCAGCAGCCGGTGGTGGCCGAACAAAAGCCTGGGCGAAACGATCCCTGCTTTTGCGGCAGCGGTAAAAAGTATAAGCACTGCTGCCTGCACTAA
- the ychF gene encoding redox-regulated ATPase YchF: MGFKCGIVGLPNVGKSTLFNALTKAGIEAANFPFCTIEPNTGVVPMPDPRLDKIAEIVKPQRILPTTMEFVDIAGLVKGASKGEGLGNQFLTNIRETEAIGHVVRCFENDNIIHVAGKVNPAEDIDTINTELALSDLDTCERAIHRISKKAKGGDKDAKAELAVLEKCLPQLENAGMLRALDLSKEEKDLIKYLSFLTLKPTMYIANVNEDGFENNPFLDQVREIAAKEGSVVVPVCAAVEADIAELDDEERDEFMQELGLEEPGLNRVIRAGYALLNLQTYFTAGVKEVRAWTIPVGATAPQAAGKIHTDFEKGFIRAQTIAYDDFIAYKGEQGAKEAGKMRAEGKDYIVKDGDIMNFLFNV; this comes from the coding sequence ATGGGATTCAAATGCGGTATCGTCGGCTTGCCGAACGTCGGTAAATCCACTCTGTTCAATGCGCTGACCAAAGCAGGTATTGAGGCGGCGAACTTCCCGTTCTGTACCATTGAGCCGAACACCGGCGTCGTGCCTATGCCCGATCCGCGTCTGGATAAAATCGCCGAGATCGTCAAGCCGCAGCGTATTCTGCCGACCACGATGGAATTTGTAGATATCGCCGGTCTGGTGAAGGGCGCGTCCAAAGGCGAAGGTCTGGGCAACCAGTTCCTGACCAACATCCGCGAAACCGAAGCTATCGGCCACGTGGTGCGCTGCTTTGAAAACGACAACATCATCCACGTCGCGGGCAAAGTAAACCCGGCTGAAGATATCGACACCATCAATACCGAGCTGGCGCTTTCTGACCTCGATACCTGCGAGCGTGCGATTCATCGTATCTCCAAGAAAGCCAAAGGCGGCGATAAAGACGCCAAAGCCGAGCTGGCCGTACTGGAAAAATGCCTGCCGCAGCTTGAGAACGCCGGTATGCTGCGCGCGCTGGATCTGAGCAAAGAAGAGAAAGATCTCATCAAATACCTGAGCTTCCTGACGCTCAAGCCGACCATGTACATCGCGAACGTCAACGAAGACGGTTTCGAGAACAACCCGTTCCTGGATCAGGTGCGTGAAATCGCCGCGAAAGAAGGCTCTGTGGTTGTGCCGGTGTGCGCCGCCGTGGAAGCGGATATCGCTGAGCTTGACGATGAAGAGCGCGATGAGTTTATGCAGGAGCTGGGCCTCGAAGAGCCGGGCCTGAACCGCGTGATCCGCGCCGGTTACGCGCTGCTGAACCTGCAGACGTATTTCACCGCTGGCGTGAAAGAAGTGCGCGCCTGGACCATTCCTGTCGGTGCCACCGCCCCGCAGGCGGCGGGTAAAATCCACACCGATTTCGAAAAAGGCTTTATCCGCGCGCAAACCATCGCTTATGACGATTTCATCGCTTACAAAGGCGAACAGGGCGCGAAAGAAGCCGGTAAAATGCGTGCCGAAGGCAAAGATTACATCGTCAAAGATGGCGATATCATGAACTTCCTGTTCAACGTCTGA
- the pth gene encoding aminoacyl-tRNA hydrolase, whose protein sequence is MTIKLIVGLANPGAEYAATRHNAGAWYVDLLADRFRAPLKEEAKFFGYTSRINVNGNDVRLLVPTTFMNLSGKAVAAMATFYRIAPDEILVAHDELDLPPGVAKFKLGGGHGGHNGLKDIISKLGNNPNFHRLRLGIGHPGDKNKVVGFVLGKPPVSEQKLIDEAVDEAARCTEIWLQDGLTKATNRLHSFKAQ, encoded by the coding sequence GTGACGATTAAACTGATAGTCGGGCTGGCGAACCCCGGCGCGGAATATGCCGCCACCCGACATAACGCGGGCGCATGGTATGTAGATCTGCTGGCGGATCGCTTTCGCGCCCCGCTGAAAGAAGAAGCCAAATTTTTCGGCTATACCTCACGCATCAACGTGAACGGCAACGATGTGCGCCTGCTGGTGCCGACCACTTTTATGAACCTGAGCGGCAAAGCCGTGGCGGCGATGGCCACGTTTTACCGTATCGCGCCGGATGAAATTCTGGTGGCGCACGATGAACTCGATCTGCCGCCAGGCGTGGCGAAGTTCAAATTAGGCGGCGGTCATGGCGGTCATAACGGCCTGAAAGACATCATCAGCAAGCTGGGGAATAACCCTAATTTTCATCGCTTACGGCTGGGCATTGGTCATCCGGGTGATAAAAACAAAGTTGTCGGCTTTGTGCTTGGCAAACCGCCAGTAAGCGAGCAAAAGCTGATTGACGAGGCCGTGGACGAAGCGGCGCGCTGCACCGAAATCTGGCTGCAGGACGGCTTAACCAAAGCCACTAACCGTCTGCACAGTTTTAAAGCGCAATAA